The Procambarus clarkii isolate CNS0578487 chromosome 56, FALCON_Pclarkii_2.0, whole genome shotgun sequence genome includes a region encoding these proteins:
- the LOC138353040 gene encoding gamete and mating-type specific protein A-like — protein MVQETQEPHTVVPETRVPYTVVPETPVPRTVVPDTLVPHTIVPETPVPRTVVVPETPVPHTVAPETPVPHTVVLETPVPHTVVPETPVPHTVVPETPVPHTVVLETPVPHTFIP, from the coding sequence ATGgttcaagaaacacaagaaccTCACACAGTCGTCCCTGAGACTCGTGTACCTTACACAGTcgtccctgagactcctgtacctcgCACAGTCGTCCCTGACACTCTTGTACCTCACACAATcgtccctgagactcctgtacctcgCACAGTCGTCGTCCccgagactcctgtacctcacacagtcgcccccgagactcctgtacctcacacagtcgtccTCGAGACTCCTGTTCCTCACACAGTCGTCCccgagactcctgtacctcacacagtcgtccccgagactcctgtacctcacacagtcgtcctcgagactcctgtacctcacacatTCATCCCTTAG